The following coding sequences are from one Onychomys torridus chromosome 16, mOncTor1.1, whole genome shotgun sequence window:
- the Polr2f gene encoding DNA-directed RNA polymerases I, II, and III subunit RPABC2, translating into MSDNEDNFDGDDFDDVEEDEGLDDLENAEEEGQENVEILPSGERPQANQKRITTPYMTKYERARVLGTRALQIAMCAPVMVELEGETDPLLIAMKELKARKIPIIIRRYLPDGSYEDWGVDELIITD; encoded by the exons ATGTCAGACAACGAGGACAA TTTCGATGGTGATGACTTTGACGATGTGGAGGAGGACGAAGGACTAGATGACTTGGAAAACGCCGAGGAG GAAGGTCAGGAGAACGTCGAGATCCTCCCCTCTGGTGAGCGACCGCAGGCCAACCAGAAGCGTATCACAACTCCTTACATGACCAAGTACGAGCGAGCCCGTGTGCTGGGCACCCGGGCTCTCCAGATCGC GATGTGTGCCCCCGTGATGGTGGAGCTGGAGGGGGAGACGGACCCTTTGCTCATCGCCATGAAGGAACTCAA GGCCCGGAAGATCCCAATCATCATTCGCCGTTACCTGCCAGATGGAAGCTATGAAGATTGGGGCGTGGACGAGCTCATCATCACCGACTGA
- the C16H22orf23 gene encoding UPF0193 protein EVG1 isoform X2: MASQERVDAVTKGNGFRRCRKQVAYTPGTCELLRVMMKESKLTNFQQRHIMDTMKRGAPLPLQCNPTSSQRSSPSKQPATATYLPPILATHSHLRPASMCRANGAYSREQFKPQATRDLEKEKRRLQNIFATGKDTEERKKAPHVRQEDPAPELDRFEELVKEIQDRKEFLAAMEALGQGKQYRGIILAEISQKLREMEDIDRSRSEKLRKALATT, translated from the exons ATGGCTTCACAGGAGAGGGTGGACGCAGTGACCAAAGGAAACGGGTTCCGGCGCTGCCGTAAGCAGGTCGCTTACACGCCGGGGACCTGCGAGCTGCTCAGAG TGATGATGAAGGAGTCCAAACTGACTAACTTCCAGCAACGACACATCATGGATACCATGAAAA GAGGGGCCCCTCTGCCCCTGCAGTGCAATCCAACATCCAGCCAGAGGAGCTCTCCTTCCAAACAGCCGGCTACAGCCACCTACCTGCCTCCCATCCTGGCTACCCACTCCCACCTCCGGCCTGCAAGCATGTGCCGAGCCAATGGGGCATACAGCCGCGAGCAATTCAAGCCTCAGGCCACCA GAGATCTGGAGAAGGAGAAACGAAGACTCCAAAATATCTTTGCCACTGGGAAGGACACAGAGGAACGGAAAAAGGCTCCCCATGTGCGGCAAGAGGACCCAGCTCCTGAGCTGGACCGGTTTGAAGAac TGGtgaaggagatccaggacaggaaagaATTCTTGGCTGCCATGGAGGCTCTGGGACAGGGCAAGCAATACCGGGGAATCATCCTGGCTGAAATCTCCCAG AAACTACGGGAAATGGAGGACATTGACCGCAGTAGGAGCGAGAAGCTTAGGAAGGCTCTTGCCACCACTTAG
- the C16H22orf23 gene encoding UPF0193 protein EVG1 isoform X1 — translation MASQERVDAVTKGNGFRRCRKQVAYTPGTCELLRVMMKESKLTNFQQRHIMDTMKRGAPLPLQCNPTSSQRSSPSKQPATATYLPPILATHSHLRPASMCRANGAYSREQFKPQATRDLEKEKRRLQNIFATGKDTEERKKAPHVRQEDPAPELDRFEEQTMRCLGPCTLPLPCALMALPLCAVVKEIQDRKEFLAAMEALGQGKQYRGIILAEISQKLREMEDIDRSRSEKLRKALATT, via the exons ATGGCTTCACAGGAGAGGGTGGACGCAGTGACCAAAGGAAACGGGTTCCGGCGCTGCCGTAAGCAGGTCGCTTACACGCCGGGGACCTGCGAGCTGCTCAGAG TGATGATGAAGGAGTCCAAACTGACTAACTTCCAGCAACGACACATCATGGATACCATGAAAA GAGGGGCCCCTCTGCCCCTGCAGTGCAATCCAACATCCAGCCAGAGGAGCTCTCCTTCCAAACAGCCGGCTACAGCCACCTACCTGCCTCCCATCCTGGCTACCCACTCCCACCTCCGGCCTGCAAGCATGTGCCGAGCCAATGGGGCATACAGCCGCGAGCAATTCAAGCCTCAGGCCACCA GAGATCTGGAGAAGGAGAAACGAAGACTCCAAAATATCTTTGCCACTGGGAAGGACACAGAGGAACGGAAAAAGGCTCCCCATGTGCGGCAAGAGGACCCAGCTCCTGAGCTGGACCGGTTTGAAGAac AGACCATGCGCTGCCTGGGCCCCTGTACACTCCCACTGCCCTGTGCACTGATGGCCCTTCCCCTCTGTGCAGTGGtgaaggagatccaggacaggaaagaATTCTTGGCTGCCATGGAGGCTCTGGGACAGGGCAAGCAATACCGGGGAATCATCCTGGCTGAAATCTCCCAG AAACTACGGGAAATGGAGGACATTGACCGCAGTAGGAGCGAGAAGCTTAGGAAGGCTCTTGCCACCACTTAG